The following coding sequences are from one Candidatus Methylomirabilota bacterium window:
- a CDS encoding SPOR domain-containing protein, whose amino-acid sequence MKSGPGSLQWIALFTAGAVIMGLTFTLGVLVGRQWSRPAAAASADSVARKTVPPGKRGGLSAAAVEPPTQVDQKLTFYQTLTAPLGRGSADASQHPEAKVQFAPEPVRAEPPPPPYPYTSRGETFVEKPAAPEAEAAPPRAQADAAGLWSGLWSVQVAAFKTQGQAASVHRQLREAGFDAYIAPAVASDGQTNYRVRVGTFKSKAEAQRMVERVRGERSLAAFVTPR is encoded by the coding sequence GTGAAGAGCGGGCCCGGTTCACTCCAGTGGATCGCCCTTTTCACCGCGGGCGCCGTCATCATGGGGCTGACGTTCACGCTTGGCGTGCTCGTGGGACGCCAGTGGAGCCGCCCTGCCGCCGCGGCCAGCGCTGACAGCGTCGCGAGGAAGACCGTGCCGCCCGGCAAGCGGGGCGGCCTGTCGGCCGCCGCCGTCGAGCCGCCGACCCAAGTCGACCAGAAGCTCACCTTCTACCAGACGCTCACCGCGCCGCTGGGCCGCGGCTCTGCCGACGCTTCGCAGCATCCCGAGGCCAAGGTCCAGTTCGCTCCTGAGCCCGTGCGTGCCGAGCCGCCACCGCCGCCCTATCCGTACACGAGTCGCGGGGAAACCTTCGTCGAGAAGCCCGCGGCGCCGGAGGCCGAGGCGGCGCCCCCGCGGGCGCAGGCGGACGCGGCCGGCCTCTGGTCCGGCCTCTGGTCAGTGCAGGTCGCGGCCTTCAAGACGCAGGGGCAGGCGGCCTCGGTCCACAGGCAGCTCAGGGAGGCAGGCTTCGACGCCTACATCGCGCCCGCCGTCGCGAGCGACGGCCAGACGAACTACCGCGTCCGCGTCGGCACCTTCAAGAGCAAGGCCGAG